Genomic segment of Oscillatoria salina IIICB1:
TTTCCTCCTTAAGCTGTTTCCAGCCAATCAAAAATACGGTCTAGCTGTTCGATGGTTACTAACCCATACTGCCACAGAATCATCGGCAATGGACCGGGATCTTGCTCCAAATGACGTTGCGCGATCGCAATTGAATCCGTAGAAATTGATAATTCTTCTTGTAAAAAGCGAATAAATCTCGAATAAGTAACAGGTGCCATAATTATCTTCACATCCTCATTCTTTTAATTAAATTTGATTTTGGCTCAGGAAATCATTAAATTGCTTGTAGCAGTAGTCAGTTGCTATACTGTCTGCGAATTAATTTGACTTTACTCTATTTTGAGAGTCTAACAATTTGCTGCCAGTGTCCTAAATCACAACTAACAAGAGATTTTGATTACTAAAAACCTTCTGAAAGTAACATCGGGACATCACAGAAAGCTTGCGCCTTTAACTTTGGACGCTAAATTAGTAAGCTAACATTAGCGTAAATTATTAATTAGCTAACCTTTCTTAATTTTTTTTACACAGTCTTTGAAGAGCAAACCATCTCCCAACAGGGAGATATAGCTAATTCCGTATTTCTCACACCACAATTCTCTTCGTTTTCTCCACTTTCAGTAATTTTACAAAGAACTATTTTGCTCGGTAATTTTACAGAAAGGGAAACGGAATTTGACAACTGAGCTTATCTTAATTAAGTGAGGTTGCAACTCTACCTAGGGAAAGATTAACTAAATTGTGCCATAAAAAGGACCAAAAATTGTTTCAATTTTGTGAACTTTACCAAAAGGACAAATTATCACTAATTCGGTTCGACCTCCGGAAAAATTTAACTTTGCTCATCTTAAAACCAGGTAGCGAGGAGAGAAAGCTTGGTTTCAAAAATAGAAACAAGGTTAATTAACGGTATTCGTTGACGGAGTCAGAAACTCAATTTTAACAGGAGATCCAGCTTTTAAACCGAGTTCGGCAGCTCTTCCTCCCCGCAGTTCGATGACTGTATCGATTAACTGCTCGGTTCCATAGGTAGGACAGGGATCGCTAGTACAAGGAGGAACATTAGCCGCGATCGCTTTAATTTCACCATTACGCACAAAAATCATATCTAAGGAGATTTTGACATTCTTCATCCAAAACTGAGTCGGTCGTGGCGGATTGAATGTAAATAACATTCCTCGATTATCAGGTAAACTCTCCCGAAACATTAAACCAAGTGCTTGCTGCTGGGGTGTTTTCGTCACTTCTAAATCAATTGTTTCGCCACCCATAATTGCTTGGGCTTCAACTGGTAACATTTGACCTGGAAAATTGGTTTCTGCTTCAGCGATCGCTATTGGTGTCTCAGGAACGTTTTTTTCGTCAATAGGTGTCGAGCAACCTAACAGCAAAATACCGAGGATAAAAATTAAACTAATTTGACCTTTCATGTAGCTACTAATTAATTATGATAACTTTGTAGCTAATCGTTAGTTTTTGACAAACGAGCCACTACAAGCGATAAATTATTATGATTCCCGCAAAACGTAACCTACACCTCGCACGGTTTGAATTAGTCGCTTTTGACCTTCATCTTCAATTTTTAAACGTAGATAACGAATGTAGACTTCAATTACATTTGATTCGCCCATAAAATCATAGCCCCAAACATTTTCCAGAATTTGTTCTCTACTTAAAACTTCTCGGGGATGGGACATCAGATACTTAAGTAATTCAAACTCTTTCATTGTTAAGTCAATTGCTCGTCCTTTACGAATAACTCGACGAGTGATTAAGTCTAACACTAATTCACCGAAACGCAATTGTTCGGTTGAGCCTTCTGCGGGTTGCAGATAGAGACGTACTAATTCTAAAAAAGATTCTGTTCGATAAGGTTTGAGTAAATAATCATCTGCTCCAGACTGCAAGCAAGCGACGCGATCTTCCACTGTATCTCGCGCCATCAACATCAGTAAAGGTATTCTACTACCTGTATTTCTGATCTGGCGACAAAATCTTAATCCTGATTCTCCGGCTAAGGAACGATCGACAACTATCATTGATGGTTGAAGTTCTTCAAATTGATCTATACCACTGTGAGCATCCGATGCTACTACAGTGGTATAGCCTGCTTCTCTCAATTCCAAACTAGCTCGTTGAGCGAAAGTTTCATCTGTTTCTACTAATAAGACGCAGGAGTTTAGCTCTGAGGTTATCGTTGTCGTCATCATCTCTGGCGTTAAGTATATTTACTCGATTTATCCTGTTTTAGCATACCAATGAGAAGCTGGCGATCGCCCTGGTGGATAATCATCCTCTTTTAATTCGCGATCGCCTACTTATCTTAGTTACCAATTAATTGCAAATGACTTTTTATCACACAAGCTGCAAAAAGTCAAGAATTAATTAATAACTAACTTAAGGTAATTCCACCGAGGTAGGTTTAGCGATATGAGGCAAACCCCAACCCAGTTTTTCGCGCAAAATACGGAAAAACTCAGGTGCTTGTAAGCGGATAAAACGAGCCGAGTATGGCGAGCGTTCGATCTCGACGCGATCGTCTGGCAAAACGTAGCAACCGCCATTACCATCAACCACCATCACCATTTGATTAGGAGTAGCCGGAAAAATCCTTACTTTCTCAGTATCGGAAAAAACTAAAGCTCGTGACGCTAAAGAATGAGGACAAATCGGAGCTAGTTGCAAAACCGGGACATCAGGTGTTACCACGGGACCCCCGGCACTTAAAGAATAAGCCGTCGAACCTGTAGGAGTTGAGATAATCACACCATCAGCCGCAATATCCACGGCGGCGTGACTTCCCACCTCAATTTCAAAATGGCACATCGAAGTTAACGGTTCTCGATGCAAGACCATTTCATTTAAACAAAGTGCCTCCCAAAGTAAGGTTTCCTCCCGAAGCACTTGTACTGTTAACATCGAGCGTTCTTCAATCTGATAATCTCCAGCGAGCAACTGCTCGATCGCTTGCGGCAACTGGTTCACATAAGTTTCGGTTAAAAAGCCCATGTGACCTGTATTGACCGCCAATAAAGGAATACCTAAAGGAGCAACTTGTCGGAATGCGGCTAACACAGTCCCATCTCCGCCTAAAACAATCCCGAAGCTAACATCCTCAAAACCAGGAGGTGTTAACTGTTCGATCCGCGCATGACAAACCGGACGTTCTGGGAAAGAATAGCCTAAGATTCCGCCCCAGCCAGTACAAGTAGAAACTTCCCAGCCACGAGCAGCGATCTTGTCTCTCAACTCATTAGCGACGCGACAAGCTACAGGTTTAGTATCGTTGTAAATAATGCCTGCTTTTGCCACAGTTATCGGTCCTGCTTTCGGTTTGGGTAGAATGGGGCTATGCTTGTTCGCTCAAGACTCGGATTTAAAAGGTGTTTTTTTCTTTCTTTTCTGTTTATTTTTTTTGTAATCAATTTCTTTAAGTTTTTTAACAATTCTGGTAAAGTAATCTTCTAAATAGGTTTCTAAAGTTGTTGTTTGCTCGGGGTCAAGTCCAAATACTTGATATACTTCGTCCATTGGCGCATCGAGAGGTTTACCATTTGCTAGCACTTCAGCAAATGCCAAGCGATCGGAAACATTTTTGCCCCAGGCAAAAAATCGGGTTAGTTTACGCATGAAACGTAACAAACCTATCGGCAAGCGGGCAATTTTAGCATTTTGCCCGGATAAAGCTTCACAGCGATTAATAATTTCGTAAGCACCCCAAGCGCGAGGTCCGACGACGGGAAAGGTTCGATTTTCAGTTTCGGGAACTTGTAAAGCACGAACGGCAAACTTAGCAATATCGATGCTATCCATGTAAGCAACCGGAGTGGTTTCTCCTGTTATCCATACTGCTTGATTGTCTAAAATCGGAATTGCGTACTGACCGATTAAACCCTGCATGAAACCAGCAGGTCGAAGTACCGTATAGTTTAATCCCGATTCTGCTAAAAAAACTTCCGTACACCGCTTAATTTCCATTAAGGGTACTTGAGGATGTTTTTCTGCGTCAAGAATGGAAAAAAAGATATATCTTTTGACCCCAGCAGCTTGAGCAGCTTGAATTAATGCTACTTTTCCTTGCCAATCCACCTGTTTTATGCTAAGAGAATCGGTAGGTCTAGCTGTTGCCGCATCAATTACAGCTTCCATACCTTCAAGAGCGGGAACTAGAGTTTCGGGCTTACACAAGTCTCCTTTAACTAGCTCTGCCCCCCATTCTTGCAAAAAAGTTGCTTTGTTTTTATTTCGTACCAAACAGCGAACCCGATGGTTTTCTTCGAGAGCGCGACGAGCAACTTGTCTTCCCAAGGTGCCCGTGGCACCGACGATCAATACATCCATCTAATGAATTTAGTCAGGAAATTTAAACTTTCTATAAGATATTATCAGAATTTGGACACTTTATGTTTTTCCAGTGCGGTTTGAATTTTCCAAACGTTAATCGTATGAAGAGTGCTAGTTTAAATGGCACTCAAAATCAAACCTTCGCGAGCCATCACCGCATTAGGAAAAGTTTCTTGAACTTGAATACCGATGCGATCGAGTAGATCGTCAGAGTGGTTGGGTTCGTGATGAAAGATAACTAATTTTTTCACTTTAGCAGCGATCGCCGCTTTCACTCCTTCTTGCCAAGTTGAGTGTCCCCAGCCGACTTTAGGCGATTTTGGGTTATGATATTCTTCATCAGTGTACATCGCATCGTAAATGAGTAGATCCGCATCGCGAGCAAGTTGGAGAACATTGTCATCAAGGCGATCGGGAAAATGTTCGGTATCGGTACAGTAAACGATCGAATGTCCCTGCCAACTTACTCGATAGCCCATCGCACCGTTAGGATGATTGAGGGGACGAGTTTCAATCGTAATTTCGTCAATATTGAAAATTTCCTCGCAAACTAGATCGTGGTAATTGAGCTGTGCCTGAATTTCTTTAATCGGGACTGGAGAATTTATGTGCAGCACTCGTTCGCGAAAGTGCTGTTTCATGTGCATTTTTTCGCCATCTGGGGGAACCTGTCCGTGAATGTGAAAGATATGTTCTTCACTAAAAACGGGCAGAAAAAAGGGTACTCCTTGAATATGGTCCCAATGATAGTGGGTGAAAAACATATAAGTTTCTTCTGGTTTTTGCTGGCGCAAGCTTTTACCTAAAACCCGCAAACCAGTTCCACCATCGAAAATGAGACGTTTACCTCCGACGCGCATTTCCACGCAGGAAGTATTTCCTCCATAGCGTACCGTCTCTGAGCCTGGAGTCGGAATACTGCCTCGTACTCCCCAAAATTGCACGACAAATTCAGAATTAAGGTTAGTTTCCATTTAGCAATTAATTAGCAAGGCTGAAAAACATTACATTGAGCATGGTGGCGTAATAAGTGATCGCACAGGACTAAAGCTACCATTGCTTCTACCATTGGCACGGCTCTTGGCAAAACGCAAGGGTCGTGCCTGCCTTTAGCTGCTAAAGTTGTTTCTTCGCCCGTGCTAGTCACTGTACGCTGTTCTTGACCTATGGTAGCAGTGGGTTTGAATGCTACTCGTAAAATAATGTTTTCTCCGTTAGCAATACCGCCTTGGATACCGCCAGAGCGATTAGTCGCAGTCCGAATTTGACCTTTTTCGTCTGGATAAAATTCGTCGTTATGCTCAAAACCTGTAAGTAAAGTTCCAGCAAAACCGGAACCAATTTCAAATCCTTTAGAAGCAGGTAAAGACATAACTGCTTTGGCTAAGTCGGCTTCGAGTTTGTCAAATACTGGTTCTCCTAATCCTTTCGGGACGTTACGAGCAACGCATTCGACTACGCCACCAAGGGAGTCTTTTTTTCTTCTAATTTGGTCAATTAATTCGATCATTCGCTCTGCTGATTCAGCATCGGGACAGCGAACGATATTACTTTCTACTTGTTCGAGAGTTACGGTATTAGGATCGACTACTGCTTCTAAATCTTTGATTCGTTTGACATAGCCGACGATTTCTATCTTAGCTATTTGGCGAAGGATTTTTTTGGCGATCGCTCCTGCTGCTACTCTACCTATAGTTTCTCTCGCACTTGCTCTCCCGCCACCTTGCCAATTCCGAATCCCATATTTAGCATCGTAAGTGGCATCAGCGTGGGAAGGACGATATTTTTGCGCCATTTCGGCGTAATCTTGGGGACGAGGGTCTTTATTCCGGACAATAATACTAATTGGCGTTCCGAGGGTTTTTCCTTCAAAGACTCCGGAAATAATTTCACAAGTGTCGGTTTCTTTGCGGGGTGTCGTAATTTTACTTTGTCCGGGTCGTCTGCGGTCTAAGTCGAATTGAATATCTGACTCAGAAATTGACAGTTGAGGGGGACAACCATCAATCACTACACCCACACCACCACCATGAGATTCACCAAAAGTTGTAATCCGAAATAAATGCCCGAAAGTATTGCCCATAGTTGAGAGTTAAAAGCCTATGAACTTTGTATTTTAACAGCGATCGCTACTTCGCTTTCGTCCGGGCGCGGATTTCGATCGCATTTTCTTTGATTGTGACATCATGATTGCCGTAAAAGTCTTGTCCTAGCAGTCCTATACTTAAGGCTGGAGAAATTCCTACTCGCAAATTATTCACTGTCATTCCTCCGGCAGCCACCGAACTTAAGCGACCATAAGGAAAAGGAACGGCATTTTGGCTAGCAGTATCGACTAAAATTGTTCCTTCGGTTTGTACGCCCAAAGTTTTTGCCATTTGGGGGTTAATTGCCGTTCCTGTTGCTCCCGTATCAAACAACATTTCAAAAGTTTCCTCGCCGTTAAAGGTAACATCAATCACCGGAGTACCACCTTCTCTTCTTTTAATCGGAATTATATATATTCCTGAAACTGAAGAATCAGAAGATTCTCCACAAAGCGCTCCTAGGTCAATGGAACGACCATTACTATCGACCATAAAACAACCTTGCTGTTCTTGGGAGTAAGAAGTCAAGGGAAATACAGTTACTCCAGTAGTTATTACTAATGCTGCAATCATTTTTTTCATGAGCATTCTGCGATCGCTAAAATTTTCCTCGCTAGTCGTATTTTAACAACTGGCGATCGCGATTTGTCTAGTCTCCAGCACTTTTGTGCAAATTACTTCAATTTATTTTGCTATCAATTTTAACTCTTTATGTAGAGTTCCTGTCCTCACACTCTTAATTGCCAATAAGACCGCTAATTTAAAATCTCCTTAAGCCGATCGCTCGTTTCCGAAAAAGTTACTTTATTTTTACTGTTGTAATAGTAAGTAATTTACAAAAAAAATAATTGTCTTGTCTCAAGGCTTTACTGGCAATGTCTCTATAAATATCACGATTATATTTTTCAAGTCATTAAAGCTTTTTTACCCCAAAAACTAGTTTAATTCGCGACGTATTTGTGGTCATATTGAGCCTCAATCTGCTATAATTGCATTAGCAAAATTCACCTGAATCTAAGTTAAGTTGAACTTAACAGAGGCACCGATGGCAACTAATAGCAAAAACTTGTTTCACGAAGCAGCAAATGATCGCCAACTAGGCAAAAGCGAACAATATTTTACTAAATTTTGCCTCTATAACTTTTTCGGACAAAAAAAAGGCTACTATCTTCATTTAGATACTTCTAACCCAAATGACAATCTTTTAGCTGAATACCAGCAAATAACCGAACAACAATATCAATCCTTAACTGAAATTACCCCCAGACAATCAGCTACAGCAGTATATAACTTCGTCCTCGCCAATTTAGCAGCAGGAAAACTAACTACAGCCAAATACGCTTTACTCAGCACCTTAGACAAAACCTTAATCGAAAAACACGCCCAAGCCATTACCAAGCCAGAACTCGCTCAACTCAAAACTGATATTGAAATCATCATCAACAACCCAGAAACCCTACAAAACCATGAATTATTTGTTCAAATTCCTGTTACCAAAAACATCTCCTTATTCGAGTTAATAAACCTCCTCGAAGAACACCGCAGCAGCATAATTATCAATCTCAAACATCTCCAAGAAAATTATCAGCGCAAAGGCATTAACCGAATCGAAGGTAGCCGAGATGAAAAAGGAAATTTACTCGAACCGACGTTAAAAACAGAAAACATCGACAATGCAGAATACGTGCAAATGGGTTCTTTGGCGATTAATCGTCATACTGCCACAATCAATCTACTTTTGACCCGAAAAGTCCGATTAATCAACCCAGAAACTAACACGCCTATAACCGAAGTTGCTGGCGTACTTCTTACCGATTTAAACAAGTACAACGATTACACAATTGTTAGCAACGGCGAACTGCATATCAACTCTTTGCAAGTCAAAATTAACAACAAAAAATTGCTTAATTTGCTGCAATCCAAAGGCGTTTTGGCTGCTGGCGAATTTGATTTTCGTACTGAATACGAAATCAAGTTAGATAATTTGCCGATAATAGCTTGTCAAGAAAATTATTCTCACCTGGATGGAGTCTTTGAGGAACTAGCAGCAATTAAAGTTCTTGCCAGTATTATCTCAGCTTACTTACGAGACGACTCAGAAATATTTACTCAGGAACAGTTGCAAGAATTGAAGCAACATTACCTTTCCAAAAACCTTTATGTCAACTTCCCCACAACCACCGAATATGCTGACTTAGAAACCGCCCTAGCTAAAGGTGAAGTCGCCTCTCGAATTAGTTATAAAATCGATATCGGGAACAAAAATATCCTCAACCTCAGCAAATTTTACTCAGCAAACCAATTCCTAAGCCGCATCTACGAAGCTTATAATCTAGAGACAGGCGAAAAAATATCTAAACCTAATTTTGCTGTCAGTTTAGATATTCCTCTTATCTTCGGACACAAAGACCTCTCGCGACGTACTAAATTTACTCAAGTTGACCGATTTATGCGACCTATTTTTGATAACTTCCTCGGTATCGAAGATAATGGTTCTGTAGCGGCTATTTTAAGTAAAACTGGTGCAAATAGTTTGTTACGAGTTTTGCAAGCGAAATGGAAAGGAGAAGCGATAACTCGCGATGAGTTTGTGGAAGCTTTAGCCGCAGCAAAAAGTAAACTAGAGAAATATATCGAACAATTGTACCGAGAAAAAATTTCTCCTTTAGTGTTCTATATTGGTTCCACGGGACTTTTACCTGATGCAATGGATGCTACAGCTTATACGGCTGAAGAACTTAGTTTTCAGTATCCTGACTTGTCCTTTTCTAAACACGAGCGAGAGGGAATGTTTTTTGTAGTAGGTGAAACGATTATTAGCGTTTACCCAGAGAAGGAATATTACTCAAGATAAACACTAATTTAAAAAGCGTGCTTCCCAATTGGGAGGCACTTTGTTAAAATACATTTGCTACAGTCAACATTCAGTTATTTTTTTCTGATCAAAAATCAAAGTAAATGTAGGGAAGTCCTCCTTCAGGGGCTAAAATCCAAACACAATAGAGACAAAGAGGAACTAAAATTAGCTTGATAGTCCAATTAAGTTGTAATTTCAAACCTCGCTGGACAAAGTAAATTATGCTCATTGAGGAAATTAGTCCAGCAATGAGCAAAGCGACGCGATAGCGTTGTAAATTGAGTGCTTCGGCGTATACTTTCTGAGCAAACTGAATATC
This window contains:
- a CDS encoding DUF2949 domain-containing protein codes for the protein MAPVTYSRFIRFLQEELSISTDSIAIAQRHLEQDPGPLPMILWQYGLVTIEQLDRIFDWLETA
- a CDS encoding DUF192 domain-containing protein — translated: MKGQISLIFILGILLLGCSTPIDEKNVPETPIAIAEAETNFPGQMLPVEAQAIMGGETIDLEVTKTPQQQALGLMFRESLPDNRGMLFTFNPPRPTQFWMKNVKISLDMIFVRNGEIKAIAANVPPCTSDPCPTYGTEQLIDTVIELRGGRAAELGLKAGSPVKIEFLTPSTNTVN
- the nblR gene encoding response regulator transcription factor NblR, which produces MMTTTITSELNSCVLLVETDETFAQRASLELREAGYTTVVASDAHSGIDQFEELQPSMIVVDRSLAGESGLRFCRQIRNTGSRIPLLMLMARDTVEDRVACLQSGADDYLLKPYRTESFLELVRLYLQPAEGSTEQLRFGELVLDLITRRVIRKGRAIDLTMKEFELLKYLMSHPREVLSREQILENVWGYDFMGESNVIEVYIRYLRLKIEDEGQKRLIQTVRGVGYVLRES
- a CDS encoding NAD(+) kinase, yielding MAKAGIIYNDTKPVACRVANELRDKIAARGWEVSTCTGWGGILGYSFPERPVCHARIEQLTPPGFEDVSFGIVLGGDGTVLAAFRQVAPLGIPLLAVNTGHMGFLTETYVNQLPQAIEQLLAGDYQIEERSMLTVQVLREETLLWEALCLNEMVLHREPLTSMCHFEIEVGSHAAVDIAADGVIISTPTGSTAYSLSAGGPVVTPDVPVLQLAPICPHSLASRALVFSDTEKVRIFPATPNQMVMVVDGNGGCYVLPDDRVEIERSPYSARFIRLQAPEFFRILREKLGWGLPHIAKPTSVELP
- a CDS encoding SDR family oxidoreductase, with the protein product MDVLIVGATGTLGRQVARRALEENHRVRCLVRNKNKATFLQEWGAELVKGDLCKPETLVPALEGMEAVIDAATARPTDSLSIKQVDWQGKVALIQAAQAAGVKRYIFFSILDAEKHPQVPLMEIKRCTEVFLAESGLNYTVLRPAGFMQGLIGQYAIPILDNQAVWITGETTPVAYMDSIDIAKFAVRALQVPETENRTFPVVGPRAWGAYEIINRCEALSGQNAKIARLPIGLLRFMRKLTRFFAWGKNVSDRLAFAEVLANGKPLDAPMDEVYQVFGLDPEQTTTLETYLEDYFTRIVKKLKEIDYKKNKQKRKKKTPFKSES
- a CDS encoding MBL fold metallo-hydrolase — encoded protein: METNLNSEFVVQFWGVRGSIPTPGSETVRYGGNTSCVEMRVGGKRLIFDGGTGLRVLGKSLRQQKPEETYMFFTHYHWDHIQGVPFFLPVFSEEHIFHIHGQVPPDGEKMHMKQHFRERVLHINSPVPIKEIQAQLNYHDLVCEEIFNIDEITIETRPLNHPNGAMGYRVSWQGHSIVYCTDTEHFPDRLDDNVLQLARDADLLIYDAMYTDEEYHNPKSPKVGWGHSTWQEGVKAAIAAKVKKLVIFHHEPNHSDDLLDRIGIQVQETFPNAVMAREGLILSAI
- the aroC gene encoding chorismate synthase; amino-acid sequence: MGNTFGHLFRITTFGESHGGGVGVVIDGCPPQLSISESDIQFDLDRRRPGQSKITTPRKETDTCEIISGVFEGKTLGTPISIIVRNKDPRPQDYAEMAQKYRPSHADATYDAKYGIRNWQGGGRASARETIGRVAAGAIAKKILRQIAKIEIVGYVKRIKDLEAVVDPNTVTLEQVESNIVRCPDAESAERMIELIDQIRRKKDSLGGVVECVARNVPKGLGEPVFDKLEADLAKAVMSLPASKGFEIGSGFAGTLLTGFEHNDEFYPDEKGQIRTATNRSGGIQGGIANGENIILRVAFKPTATIGQEQRTVTSTGEETTLAAKGRHDPCVLPRAVPMVEAMVALVLCDHLLRHHAQCNVFQPC
- a CDS encoding retropepsin-like aspartic protease family protein: MKKMIAALVITTGVTVFPLTSYSQEQQGCFMVDSNGRSIDLGALCGESSDSSVSGIYIIPIKRREGGTPVIDVTFNGEETFEMLFDTGATGTAINPQMAKTLGVQTEGTILVDTASQNAVPFPYGRLSSVAAGGMTVNNLRVGISPALSIGLLGQDFYGNHDVTIKENAIEIRARTKAK